In Granulicatella elegans, one genomic interval encodes:
- the recU gene encoding Holliday junction resolvase RecU has product MMIQYPTGQQRVSSTQTSTISYGSRGMFLETLLNQTNDYYRLKKIAVIHKKPTPIQVVKVDYPKRSAAVIKEAYYRHASTTDYNGVYRGCYIDFEAKETKNKTSFPLINIHEHQLQHMEECIYQGGIVFVIFYFSSLNEYYLLESQYLLSFIKENKENKKSIPLEYIKQYGEPISLTVQSILDYIPIVDKLIDKI; this is encoded by the coding sequence ATTATGATTCAATACCCAACAGGACAACAAAGAGTCTCTTCTACTCAAACTTCTACTATTTCATATGGTAGTCGTGGAATGTTCTTAGAAACTTTATTGAATCAAACAAATGATTATTATCGATTAAAAAAAATAGCTGTTATCCATAAAAAGCCAACTCCTATTCAAGTCGTTAAAGTAGATTATCCAAAACGAAGCGCAGCAGTGATTAAAGAAGCTTATTATCGTCATGCATCTACAACAGACTATAATGGAGTTTATCGTGGATGCTATATTGATTTCGAAGCAAAAGAAACGAAAAATAAAACTTCGTTTCCTTTGATAAATATACATGAACATCAATTACAACATATGGAAGAATGTATCTATCAAGGTGGAATTGTATTTGTTATTTTTTACTTTTCTTCATTAAATGAATACTATTTATTAGAAAGTCAGTATTTACTTTCCTTTATCAAGGAGAATAAAGAAAATAAAAAATCAATTCCATTAGAGTATATTAAACAATATGGAGAACCCATTTCATTAACCGTTCAATCCATTTTGGATTATATTCCAATAGTTGATAAATTGATTGATAAAATTTAG